In the genome of Negativicoccus succinicivorans, one region contains:
- a CDS encoding AAA family ATPase, with product MGQIITLASGKGGVGKTVVTATFGAALAERGQRVLLLDGDMGLRDLDLVLGVEDRVLFDIFDVATGRCFEEDAILHIAPNLDFMPASQRYRWEELEGDAVLTVLEDLRDRYDYLLVDSPAGIGKGLMYTLAMADRIFLVVEPTWVSLRDTDRVMHYMHEDRMFHYAVIFNNFHNAQTPGYLTAEEMADQMQPEHLGGILPHAPEVVAQSQAGNVMNVAQLGAFGKAMTQMVDDFLAGRERSVKEWSRFIDRHYRAGEGNRSRIARRQSQSAAWRRRRG from the coding sequence ATGGGGCAAATCATCACACTGGCATCCGGCAAGGGCGGTGTCGGTAAGACCGTAGTCACCGCGACATTCGGCGCGGCACTGGCGGAACGCGGCCAACGCGTGTTGCTGTTGGACGGCGACATGGGGCTGCGCGATCTCGATCTGGTGTTGGGCGTCGAAGACCGCGTGCTGTTTGATATCTTTGATGTCGCAACGGGACGTTGCTTTGAAGAAGATGCGATTTTACATATCGCGCCGAATCTCGATTTCATGCCGGCCAGCCAACGCTATCGCTGGGAAGAGCTCGAAGGCGATGCGGTACTGACCGTGTTGGAAGATTTGCGCGACCGCTATGATTACCTCTTGGTCGACAGTCCGGCGGGCATCGGTAAAGGGCTCATGTACACGCTTGCGATGGCGGATCGGATTTTTCTCGTCGTGGAACCGACCTGGGTGTCGTTGCGAGATACCGACCGCGTCATGCACTATATGCATGAAGATCGGATGTTTCATTACGCGGTGATTTTCAATAATTTTCATAATGCGCAGACGCCGGGGTATTTGACGGCGGAAGAAATGGCCGATCAGATGCAGCCGGAACATCTCGGCGGCATCTTGCCGCATGCGCCGGAAGTCGTGGCGCAGTCCCAGGCGGGGAACGTCATGAACGTGGCGCAGTTGGGCGCGTTCGGCAAAGCGATGACGCAAATGGTGGATGACTTTTTAGCGGGACGGGAACGCAGCGTCAAAGAGTGGTCACGGTTTATCGATCGACACTACCGCGCGGGGGAAGGCAACCGCTCGCGCATCGCCCGTCGTCAATCGCAAAGCGCGGCATGGCGCCGGCGCCGAGGCTAG
- the mrdA gene encoding penicillin-binding protein 2, with protein MLESLYKKVTDRRYNSFIYVIAGLFMLLVLRLFVLQLIDGEHYRELADGNRIRQMTIQATRGVLLDRNGEIIVGSRPVYIVSYTPQQKPMDAALEARLANVLQMTPADIQKKIKDHGTSFGPVPIKVDIGPDIVAKIEEYRAEYPGVTIEVQPLRYYPYGSLAANVIGYVGEAGQEDRKPDGSEFAPGTIVGRAGLELYYNDLLQGETGGRQVEVDATGRPVKNIEEAPITPGHNLRLTLDLPLQRATEAAISEHLSELAKSHIWPTGVAAVALDPNTGAVLAMANWPSFNPNSFAVGISAKEWQDLNENSLRPFDDRVVSGTYPPGSIFKVITGTAALNAKVVTPEERIYDNGRHWLIDKRNAAGEAFGWINFQEAMAKSDNVYFYELGNRLGIDRISEMARAFGLGEATGIDLYGEASGLVATEQYKKEVFHDDWYLGETFDAAIGQSFNLATPLQMASVVSQIANGGTRYKPYLVSRINHLDGSPYQIHQPQVAGRLVVPKSVLDTVKRSMWAVTQEGGTAGALFHGYPIEVGGKTATAETGDGPDHAWFAAFAPYDHPQIVIVVLVEHAGYGIESAAPIVKQMLDAYFHIPTAKP; from the coding sequence ATGCTGGAAAGTTTATATAAGAAAGTTACCGATCGTCGGTACAATTCGTTTATTTACGTCATCGCGGGTCTTTTTATGTTGCTCGTGCTGCGCCTGTTCGTGTTGCAGCTGATCGACGGGGAGCATTACCGAGAGCTCGCGGATGGCAACCGCATTCGGCAAATGACCATTCAGGCGACGCGCGGCGTCTTGCTCGATCGCAACGGCGAAATTATCGTCGGCTCGCGGCCGGTCTATATCGTTTCGTATACGCCGCAGCAAAAACCGATGGATGCGGCGCTGGAAGCGCGCTTGGCAAATGTGTTGCAAATGACGCCGGCGGACATTCAAAAGAAAATCAAAGACCACGGCACGTCGTTCGGACCGGTTCCGATTAAAGTGGATATCGGTCCCGATATCGTGGCGAAAATTGAAGAGTACCGCGCCGAGTATCCCGGCGTGACGATCGAGGTACAACCGTTGCGTTACTATCCGTACGGATCGTTGGCGGCGAACGTCATCGGTTACGTCGGTGAAGCCGGTCAGGAAGATCGCAAACCCGACGGCAGCGAATTTGCGCCCGGAACGATTGTCGGTCGCGCCGGCTTGGAATTATATTACAACGATCTGCTGCAGGGGGAAACCGGCGGTCGGCAGGTGGAAGTCGACGCCACGGGGCGGCCGGTCAAAAATATTGAGGAAGCGCCGATTACGCCCGGTCATAATTTACGTCTGACCTTAGATTTACCGTTGCAGAGGGCGACGGAAGCGGCGATTTCAGAGCATCTGTCCGAGCTTGCGAAGTCGCATATTTGGCCGACAGGGGTAGCGGCCGTCGCGCTCGATCCGAATACGGGCGCGGTATTGGCGATGGCCAACTGGCCGTCGTTTAATCCGAATTCGTTTGCGGTCGGCATCTCGGCGAAAGAATGGCAAGATCTCAATGAAAACAGTTTGCGTCCGTTTGATGATCGCGTGGTCTCGGGTACCTATCCGCCGGGCTCCATCTTTAAGGTAATCACCGGCACCGCGGCGCTCAACGCGAAAGTCGTCACGCCGGAAGAACGGATTTACGATAACGGTCGGCACTGGCTGATTGATAAACGCAATGCGGCAGGCGAAGCGTTCGGCTGGATTAATTTCCAGGAGGCCATGGCCAAATCGGATAACGTTTACTTCTACGAATTGGGCAACCGTCTGGGCATCGACCGGATTTCCGAGATGGCGCGCGCGTTCGGTTTGGGCGAAGCGACCGGCATTGATTTATACGGAGAAGCGTCCGGACTGGTAGCGACCGAACAGTATAAAAAAGAAGTGTTTCATGACGACTGGTATTTAGGCGAAACATTTGACGCCGCGATCGGTCAAAGTTTTAACTTGGCGACGCCGCTGCAAATGGCCTCCGTCGTCAGTCAGATTGCCAACGGCGGCACGCGGTACAAACCGTACCTCGTGAGTCGCATCAATCATTTGGACGGCTCGCCGTACCAAATCCATCAGCCGCAAGTGGCGGGACGGCTTGTCGTTCCGAAATCGGTACTCGATACCGTGAAACGTTCCATGTGGGCGGTCACGCAGGAAGGCGGCACCGCGGGCGCTTTGTTTCACGGTTATCCGATTGAAGTCGGCGGCAAAACCGCGACGGCGGAAACGGGCGACGGTCCGGATCACGCGTGGTTTGCGGCATTTGCGCCGTACGACCATCCGCAAATTGTAATTGTGGTATTGGTGGAACACGCCGGCTACGGGATTGAGTCGGCGGCGCCGATTGTCAAACAAATGTTGGATGCGTATTTTCACATTCCGACAGCGAAACCATAG
- the mreD gene encoding rod shape-determining protein MreD produces MTTTRWWVSALLIFFLQTVVLPFWWQAEVRPDLWLVAVALITLFYGPRHGIWVAALAGVIADVLAANFFGPHLAGYLLLVLPLWLAWSRFQIRWEMSFLAVLVASLFAALVYYCIWWLGGIPINITRSFLGVALPQALLNALLALALHPLLRPRRQGD; encoded by the coding sequence ATGACGACGACCCGCTGGTGGGTAAGCGCGCTGCTTATTTTTTTCCTGCAGACGGTCGTGCTGCCGTTTTGGTGGCAGGCGGAAGTACGCCCCGATCTTTGGCTGGTAGCGGTTGCCCTGATTACGCTTTTTTACGGACCGCGGCACGGTATTTGGGTCGCTGCCTTGGCGGGAGTGATCGCCGATGTGCTGGCCGCCAATTTTTTCGGTCCGCATCTGGCGGGATACTTGCTGCTCGTTTTACCGCTGTGGCTCGCCTGGTCGCGCTTTCAGATCCGTTGGGAAATGTCGTTTCTCGCGGTGCTTGTGGCAAGTCTTTTCGCGGCGCTTGTATACTATTGCATTTGGTGGCTGGGGGGCATACCGATTAATATTACGCGAAGCTTCCTCGGCGTAGCGTTGCCGCAGGCGCTTTTGAACGCGCTGTTGGCCCTGGCGCTGCATCCGCTTTTGCGGCCGCGCCGCCAAGGAGATTGA
- the mreC gene encoding rod shape-determining protein MreC: MERRTLIWAVAILLLIGLVGWAWRHREAVPFVTQPLVAAATPFEYGTARVAQEVLAGATILRGAVTGYAELHQLRAENDALRGALTAHREMIAENERLRGLLQFEATYPQYQVLAARVITRDDGGWTQSAVIDRGQAEGLTKYMAVMLPQGVVGFVSDVYPHSARIQFILDPRTAVGGIVQRPQSRVAALVSGNGNDVAHPEMIDIVKEGDIVVGDAVVTSGYGGLYPKGLLIGTVKEIVPDPSGVVKRAVLTPAVDFTKLEEVLVILNASTAAVPLEQMPNLVPDAPQEGVKG; this comes from the coding sequence ATGGAACGACGCACGCTGATTTGGGCGGTTGCCATCTTGCTTTTGATCGGTTTGGTCGGTTGGGCATGGCGGCACCGTGAGGCGGTGCCTTTTGTCACGCAACCGCTGGTCGCGGCTGCGACGCCGTTTGAATACGGAACGGCGCGTGTGGCGCAGGAGGTGCTTGCCGGCGCGACCATCTTGCGCGGAGCGGTAACAGGTTATGCGGAGTTGCATCAGCTGCGGGCGGAAAATGACGCGTTGCGCGGCGCATTGACGGCGCACCGTGAAATGATCGCGGAAAATGAGCGCCTGCGCGGTCTGTTGCAATTTGAAGCGACCTATCCGCAATACCAGGTGCTGGCCGCGCGCGTGATTACTCGTGATGACGGCGGCTGGACGCAAAGCGCGGTAATCGACCGCGGCCAAGCGGAAGGTTTGACGAAATATATGGCGGTGATGTTACCGCAAGGCGTGGTCGGATTTGTCAGCGATGTGTATCCGCATTCGGCGCGGATCCAATTTATTTTAGATCCCCGCACCGCGGTGGGCGGCATCGTGCAGCGCCCGCAGTCGCGCGTAGCGGCGCTCGTCTCCGGCAACGGTAACGACGTGGCGCATCCGGAAATGATTGATATCGTCAAAGAGGGCGATATCGTGGTGGGCGATGCGGTTGTGACATCGGGTTACGGCGGATTGTATCCCAAGGGACTTTTGATCGGTACGGTGAAAGAAATCGTGCCGGATCCTTCGGGTGTCGTAAAACGCGCTGTCTTGACCCCGGCCGTTGATTTCACCAAATTGGAAGAAGTTCTGGTAATTTTGAATGCCTCTACCGCGGCCGTGCCGCTTGAGCAGATGCCGAATTTGGTTCCTGACGCGCCGCAGGAAGGAGTCAAGGGATGA
- a CDS encoding rod shape-determining protein has protein sequence MKRISMRSLLVGIDPGSLYTRVVVADAQQEISEPSLAAVTTQGEVVAVGTEAAIRLRAEPRGLVAVRPFAGGVVAQQAAAQLLLQSILDKVQRGAVTRPTVCLAVPSLASQVAARAWLHTTRKAGVLETLLVDRGAATAIGTGWDPLRAEAVVAADCGAGFTLTALSGGGYLANDYLPAGGRALSAALRAYLRETYGVMVEPATIQTLVREVAVCVPSVGETQQECTGRLLADGTLTEFTVTSTELLPLVREVTNVWLQRFRRLVRGLSAQAQADLLENGVRLTGGSALLKGFDLALSETIGIPVQVAKEPFGTVARGSMLALNRRAEWPYLLVGGNVGRNE, from the coding sequence ATGAAACGAATTTCAATGCGCAGTCTGCTGGTCGGGATCGACCCGGGCTCGTTATATACACGTGTGGTGGTGGCGGATGCTCAGCAGGAAATATCCGAGCCGTCGCTGGCGGCGGTAACCACGCAGGGCGAGGTCGTCGCTGTCGGAACGGAAGCGGCGATTCGCTTGCGCGCGGAGCCGCGCGGTCTTGTCGCGGTGCGACCGTTCGCGGGCGGCGTCGTGGCGCAACAGGCCGCCGCGCAATTACTGTTACAATCGATTTTGGATAAAGTGCAACGCGGCGCCGTGACGCGGCCGACCGTGTGTCTTGCGGTACCCTCGCTGGCATCGCAGGTGGCGGCCCGGGCATGGCTGCACACGACGCGCAAAGCGGGCGTATTGGAAACGCTGCTGGTGGATCGCGGTGCGGCGACGGCGATAGGTACCGGTTGGGATCCGTTACGGGCGGAAGCGGTCGTTGCGGCGGATTGCGGCGCAGGATTTACGCTGACCGCGCTTTCCGGCGGCGGCTATCTCGCTAACGACTATTTGCCGGCCGGCGGTCGTGCTTTGAGCGCGGCGCTGCGGGCGTACTTGCGCGAAACCTACGGAGTGATGGTGGAGCCCGCTACGATTCAAACCCTCGTGCGTGAAGTGGCGGTCTGCGTGCCGAGCGTCGGTGAAACGCAGCAGGAATGCACGGGACGATTGTTGGCTGACGGCACATTGACAGAGTTTACCGTGACCTCGACGGAGTTATTGCCGCTCGTGCGTGAGGTGACAAATGTCTGGTTGCAACGTTTCCGCCGTTTGGTGCGCGGACTTTCCGCGCAGGCGCAGGCGGATCTTTTAGAAAACGGCGTACGCCTGACCGGCGGCTCGGCCTTGCTTAAAGGATTTGATTTGGCGCTTTCGGAAACGATCGGCATTCCCGTGCAGGTCGCGAAAGAGCCGTTCGGCACCGTGGCGCGAGGCAGTATGTTGGCGCTGAATCGGCGTGCGGAATGGCCGTATTTATTAGTCGGTGGCAACGTGGGGAGGAATGAATAG
- the sppA gene encoding signal peptide peptidase SppA, whose product MDKKKKRWVIGAIILLCIVFAVFLQPSRPAKKAVSTGDGYVAVIRVEGPIVGAADIPSNLFSGGTTASSGRLMKEIRQAAADPAAKAVLLRINSPGGSATASQEIGDEIDRLKASGKPVVVSMGDMCASGGYWLAAKGDRVFANPSSMTGSIGVYIGYTNYEELMGKLGINNDKIKSGAHKDILSPDRPMTPEERALVQGMVDDIYEQFVDVVATGRQMDPQQVRELADGRIFTGRQAQAAGLVDAMGNYYDALDYTANLVGLPATDVPTHEYDDASVSWQRLFGAELRSAFRESIGSLARREGGSARTEWEAPHAQ is encoded by the coding sequence ATGGATAAAAAGAAAAAGCGCTGGGTGATCGGCGCCATCATCCTTTTATGTATTGTATTTGCTGTTTTTTTACAACCTTCACGTCCTGCCAAAAAGGCGGTCAGCACCGGTGACGGTTACGTGGCTGTGATCCGCGTCGAAGGTCCGATCGTCGGCGCGGCCGATATACCGTCCAACCTTTTCAGCGGCGGCACAACGGCCTCCTCGGGCCGACTCATGAAAGAAATTCGCCAAGCGGCCGCGGACCCCGCCGCCAAAGCGGTCTTGCTGCGTATTAACAGCCCCGGCGGTTCGGCCACCGCGTCGCAGGAAATCGGCGACGAAATCGATCGGCTGAAAGCAAGCGGTAAACCGGTGGTCGTTTCGATGGGCGACATGTGCGCGTCGGGCGGGTACTGGCTCGCCGCGAAAGGCGATCGGGTGTTTGCCAACCCGTCCTCGATGACAGGCAGTATCGGCGTGTACATCGGCTATACAAATTATGAAGAATTGATGGGTAAACTCGGTATCAACAATGATAAAATCAAATCCGGCGCGCACAAAGATATTCTCTCGCCGGACCGTCCGATGACGCCGGAAGAACGCGCCCTCGTGCAAGGCATGGTCGATGACATTTATGAACAATTCGTAGACGTCGTCGCCACCGGCCGGCAGATGGATCCGCAACAGGTTCGCGAACTGGCCGACGGACGTATTTTCACGGGCCGTCAGGCGCAGGCCGCCGGTCTCGTGGACGCGATGGGCAATTACTATGACGCGCTCGATTATACGGCCAACCTCGTCGGCTTGCCCGCGACGGACGTGCCCACGCACGAATACGACGACGCTTCGGTTTCCTGGCAACGTCTCTTCGGCGCGGAGCTCCGCAGCGCGTTTCGTGAAAGCATCGGAAGCTTAGCTCGTCGCGAAGGCGGAAGTGCTCGCACCGAATGGGAGGCGCCCCATGCTCAGTAA
- a CDS encoding YIP1 family protein translates to MLSNALELLYDVITRPQWAFYRITHTDARGEAVIVFILSTLITSLASVGLMPNALGAAFAVSLIGGILYFALGGALMHFCASLLGGVGTVQGLLQALPFALFPNALTALGVILNFLPAAVNAPLFDALTLVVTCWTIFLLVTALQKNYGISLGRAVCTLLFPFIGFLLLVTFLIVAFFWLFLANMPMWSGALEELGRF, encoded by the coding sequence ATGCTCAGTAACGCGTTGGAACTTCTCTATGATGTGATCACTCGGCCGCAATGGGCGTTTTATCGTATCACCCATACCGATGCCCGAGGCGAAGCCGTCATCGTGTTTATTCTGAGCACGCTGATCACTTCGCTCGCTTCGGTCGGGCTGATGCCGAACGCCTTGGGCGCCGCGTTTGCCGTCTCGCTCATCGGCGGGATATTGTACTTTGCGCTCGGCGGCGCTCTCATGCATTTCTGCGCGTCTCTTTTGGGAGGCGTTGGGACTGTGCAAGGGCTCTTGCAGGCCTTGCCGTTTGCGTTGTTTCCCAATGCCCTGACGGCCTTGGGCGTGATCCTTAATTTCTTGCCGGCGGCCGTCAATGCACCGCTGTTTGACGCGCTCACGTTGGTGGTGACGTGCTGGACGATCTTCCTATTGGTCACGGCGCTGCAAAAAAATTACGGAATCAGTCTCGGGCGTGCCGTCTGCACCTTACTGTTTCCGTTTATCGGCTTTTTACTTTTGGTCACCTTCCTGATCGTTGCTTTCTTCTGGTTATTTCTCGCGAATATGCCGATGTGGTCGGGGGCGCTGGAAGAGCTCGGCCGCTTTTAG
- a CDS encoding class I adenylate-forming enzyme family protein: MLLDELITGHNPESIAIRGPENVTYGQLKEHIARYRTVLHKKGVKRGDRVGLYEQNSPAFIYIYFAIVSLGAIVVPINCMLTEAEVDYIAKDAGLVLLVAHKELHTAAPLLLVATFVEEAQGIAAAECVPAETQREDTDVTTFIYTSGTTGRPKGAMLTHRNLAENVKQFNAVLPHEPEDHVLCVLPMYHCFGWTTCVMNPLIRGGSVVPVNTFRPGEILQAIETYAVTVSFLVPPLYHLLVRLATPERLKSVRLFVSGGASLPEPVAKKFEEIYGRPIIEGYGLSEASPVVAVNPEEKHKYYSIGPALPGVRVKINGYDATTYEPGTIGELLVQGANVMQGYWHLPEATAEALQDGWLHTGDLAYMDEDEYIYIVDRSKDMIIVNGENVYPREVEDEIYRYPGVAEVAVVGHPDGLRGQFVCAYIVLHEDAELDTQALRKYLAQRLAAFKLPRKYVVLDALPKNSTGKILKRVLQESDTFSGAESDDKNNAQNE; encoded by the coding sequence ATGTTACTGGATGAACTGATCACCGGTCATAATCCGGAGAGTATCGCCATTCGCGGTCCCGAAAATGTCACGTATGGCCAATTGAAAGAACACATCGCGCGGTATCGCACCGTCCTGCACAAAAAGGGCGTGAAGCGAGGCGATCGTGTCGGTTTGTATGAACAGAACAGCCCCGCGTTTATTTACATTTACTTCGCGATCGTCAGTCTGGGCGCGATCGTCGTCCCGATCAACTGCATGTTGACCGAAGCGGAAGTGGACTATATCGCCAAAGACGCGGGCTTGGTGTTGTTGGTCGCGCACAAAGAATTGCACACGGCGGCGCCGTTGCTTTTGGTGGCGACGTTTGTCGAAGAAGCGCAGGGCATCGCCGCAGCGGAATGCGTTCCCGCGGAAACGCAACGGGAAGACACGGATGTGACTACGTTCATTTACACGTCGGGCACGACCGGTCGACCCAAGGGCGCGATGCTCACGCATCGTAATCTGGCGGAAAACGTCAAGCAGTTCAATGCGGTTTTACCGCACGAGCCGGAGGATCACGTTCTTTGCGTGTTGCCGATGTACCATTGTTTCGGTTGGACGACTTGCGTCATGAATCCGCTTATCCGAGGGGGCAGCGTCGTTCCCGTCAACACGTTCCGTCCGGGCGAAATCTTGCAGGCGATCGAAACGTACGCGGTAACGGTATCGTTCTTAGTGCCGCCGTTGTACCATCTGCTGGTGCGCCTGGCCACGCCCGAACGGTTGAAATCGGTCCGTCTTTTCGTCTCGGGTGGAGCCAGCTTGCCCGAACCGGTCGCGAAAAAATTCGAAGAAATTTACGGTCGGCCGATTATCGAAGGCTATGGGCTTTCGGAAGCATCGCCGGTCGTTGCGGTCAATCCGGAAGAAAAACATAAATACTATTCGATCGGTCCGGCGCTTCCGGGCGTGCGCGTTAAAATTAACGGGTATGACGCGACGACGTATGAGCCGGGCACGATCGGTGAACTTTTAGTGCAGGGCGCCAACGTCATGCAGGGATATTGGCATTTACCCGAAGCGACGGCGGAAGCCTTGCAGGACGGCTGGTTGCATACGGGTGATCTCGCCTATATGGATGAAGACGAGTATATCTACATCGTCGACCGCTCCAAAGATATGATTATCGTCAACGGGGAAAATGTGTACCCGCGCGAAGTGGAAGACGAAATCTATCGGTACCCGGGCGTGGCGGAAGTCGCGGTGGTCGGTCATCCCGACGGCTTGCGCGGACAATTCGTGTGCGCGTACATCGTGTTGCACGAAGACGCGGAACTCGATACGCAGGCCTTGCGCAAATATTTGGCGCAACGTCTTGCCGCGTTCAAATTGCCGCGCAAATACGTCGTTTTGGATGCGCTCCCGAAAAACAGTACGGGAAAAATTTTAAAACGAGTACTGCAGGAAAGCGATACGTTTTCCGGCGCGGAGTCAGATGATAAAAATAATGCGCAAAATGAGTAA